A window of Corallococcus macrosporus DSM 14697 contains these coding sequences:
- a CDS encoding DUF4142 domain-containing protein yields the protein MRITRAVLGAALMGTAVMFAGCGESSASENPAGPQEAAAGQAVTLTDGQILGVLLVANAGEVMLSQVGQAQATDPTARDFNARMVTMHTEVIQRLEEVAMAQGMAPAESPVSQHLQETAKRTVDLLNGTPQGAMFDLSVMDAQVAAHSGTALLGDSLLAPQVQNPALREELMAVRKTVQGHLQEAANIQTTLWNAQSP from the coding sequence ATGCGAATCACACGTGCGGTGTTGGGTGCTGCGTTGATGGGGACGGCCGTGATGTTCGCCGGCTGCGGTGAGAGCAGCGCCAGTGAGAACCCGGCGGGCCCGCAAGAGGCGGCCGCGGGCCAGGCCGTGACGCTCACCGACGGCCAGATTCTGGGAGTGCTCCTGGTGGCCAACGCGGGGGAGGTGATGCTGAGCCAGGTGGGCCAGGCGCAGGCCACCGACCCGACGGCGCGCGACTTCAACGCGCGCATGGTCACCATGCACACGGAGGTGATTCAGCGCCTGGAGGAGGTGGCCATGGCCCAGGGCATGGCGCCCGCGGAGAGCCCCGTGTCGCAGCACCTCCAGGAGACGGCGAAGCGGACCGTCGACCTGCTGAACGGCACGCCGCAGGGGGCCATGTTCGACCTGTCGGTGATGGATGCGCAGGTCGCCGCCCATTCCGGCACCGCCCTGCTGGGTGACTCGCTGCTCGCGCCGCAAGTCCAGAACCCGGCGCTCAGGGAAGAGCTGATGGCCGTCCGCAAGACGGTCCAGGGCCACCTGCAGGAGGCCGCGAACATCCAGACCACGCTCTGGAACGCGCAGAGTCCGTAG
- a CDS encoding HAMP domain-containing sensor histidine kinase produces the protein MRLAHRLLISHALLTAALLGAAAFSVVAIVRMTSLLTEVREEQLGGVIKEEAVHQAAWAVEVATRHGLFACEHNAQGVSAAADTLRQRLANLDALLTLHGASTQPLLLRAAQGYQTYARHILAGNTCERLQNAALRNERLFLAEQLTDAWINTTLALHSAIRQREKRAHDIGSSAIAVGITLGGLAVVAAWAVARWVAQGVTRPLGQLSALAHRVGDGNFAPLPEVSGPREIRNLWADLDRMRGRLSELDQLKDAFVASASHDLRTPLARLRTAIGLLADGTAGPLTAQQQRVVELARVACEREIRLVTALLDLTRVQAGKTVRRDEGCRLDDLIERAVEEVSELAEEKGTELVVIAEGTTPPASLDAALVERSLVSLMTNAVRVSAPGQRVYVTRTLSPQGPDGRPGTWARVEVRDEGPGVPADARPRVFEPFFTRAVGAANADGLGLGLPLAQRMMRALGGDVLLLENANPGARFALVLPLGRGVPATTTPETTARRSDR, from the coding sequence ATGCGACTCGCCCACCGACTGCTCATCTCCCATGCCCTCCTGACCGCGGCGCTGTTGGGAGCCGCCGCCTTCTCGGTGGTCGCCATCGTGCGCATGACATCGCTGCTCACGGAGGTCCGCGAGGAACAGCTCGGCGGCGTCATCAAGGAGGAGGCCGTCCATCAAGCCGCCTGGGCCGTCGAGGTGGCCACCCGGCATGGCCTGTTCGCGTGCGAGCACAACGCCCAGGGCGTGTCCGCCGCCGCCGACACGCTCAGGCAACGGCTGGCCAACCTGGACGCCCTCCTCACCCTCCACGGAGCGTCCACCCAGCCGCTGCTGCTGCGCGCCGCCCAGGGCTATCAGACATACGCGCGGCACATCCTCGCGGGGAATACCTGCGAGCGGCTGCAGAACGCGGCCCTGCGCAACGAGCGCCTCTTCCTGGCCGAGCAACTGACGGACGCGTGGATCAACACCACGCTCGCGCTCCACTCGGCCATCCGCCAGCGCGAGAAGCGGGCGCACGACATCGGCTCGTCCGCCATCGCGGTGGGCATCACCCTGGGCGGGCTGGCGGTGGTGGCCGCGTGGGCGGTGGCGCGCTGGGTGGCCCAGGGCGTGACGCGCCCCTTGGGCCAACTGTCGGCGCTGGCGCACCGGGTGGGTGACGGCAACTTCGCCCCGCTCCCGGAGGTGTCCGGGCCCCGGGAGATTCGCAACCTGTGGGCGGACCTGGACCGGATGCGGGGCCGCCTGTCCGAGCTGGACCAGCTCAAGGATGCCTTCGTGGCGTCGGCGTCCCACGACCTGCGCACGCCGCTGGCCCGGCTGCGGACGGCCATTGGCCTGCTGGCGGATGGCACCGCGGGGCCGTTGACGGCGCAGCAGCAGCGCGTGGTGGAGCTGGCGCGCGTGGCCTGCGAGCGGGAGATCCGGCTCGTCACCGCGCTGCTGGACCTGACGCGCGTGCAGGCGGGCAAGACGGTGCGCCGGGATGAAGGGTGCCGGCTGGATGACCTCATCGAGCGGGCCGTGGAAGAGGTGTCCGAGCTGGCCGAGGAGAAGGGCACGGAGCTGGTGGTCATCGCCGAGGGTACGACGCCGCCCGCGTCGCTGGACGCCGCGCTGGTGGAGCGCTCGCTGGTGAGCCTGATGACCAACGCCGTGCGCGTGTCCGCCCCCGGGCAGCGCGTCTACGTCACGCGGACGCTGTCGCCCCAGGGGCCGGATGGGCGGCCCGGGACGTGGGCCCGGGTGGAGGTGCGGGACGAAGGCCCGGGCGTCCCGGCGGACGCGCGCCCCCGCGTCTTCGAGCCCTTCTTCACCCGGGCGGTGGGCGCCGCCAACGCGGACGGCCTGGGCCTGGGCCTGCCGCTGGCGCAGCGGATGATGCGGGCGCTCGGAGGTGATGTACTGCTGCTGGAGAACGCGAACCCCGGCGCGCGCTTCGCGCTGGTGCTGCCGCTGGGCAGGGGCGTCCCGGCCACGACGACCCCGGAGACGACGGCCAGGAGGAGCGACCGATGA
- a CDS encoding SulP family inorganic anion transporter, whose translation MVSARTLPGDAGAAVTVACVALPLNLALAVASGLPPEVGLVSGAIAGVLAALLGGARLGVTGPEAALVPTVLLIATKHGVAGVVVATLLCGALQVVLGLARAGRLAQWMPAEVTRGFTAGIGLLLLDSQLPRLLGVSGGPSAARALVLPATWPDWSVHAASVAVGAVVVACMLALPRLHRSIPAVLVGLVLATLASSTGVLSEGLARVGELPTGLPAPVLPSFEGLDLAALLPDVLALTVLASLGSLLATRALDQLPGLTDHRTDSDQELVAQGIANSASAMFGGMPVMGAIVRSSVSVQAGGRTRAASVLHAVMLLAACLLAGALVARIPMAALAAILVVVGTRLLDFRGLKALAEDNAGKAAVAVATALFIAWLGFLPGLGAGVLLSLARSFFSPPKANVRSLLLRNDGRPLFRSLGSDGGDLDVRPPMQVLRVRGDLDIRSASTLSAALQGPPWPRNLVLDLSDVKYMDGAGLRTVRELSDVLAVRGGRVIVVGARGGVEVMLQQAGTWTGPGPHALMSTMDEVLEDLRQQGARELPIQPSQQPT comes from the coding sequence ATGGTGTCCGCTCGGACGCTTCCAGGCGATGCCGGCGCCGCGGTGACGGTGGCGTGCGTCGCGCTACCTTTGAATCTGGCGTTGGCGGTGGCCTCCGGACTGCCGCCGGAAGTCGGACTGGTGAGTGGCGCCATCGCCGGCGTCCTGGCCGCCTTGTTGGGCGGCGCGCGGCTCGGGGTGACGGGACCGGAGGCCGCGCTCGTTCCCACCGTGCTGCTCATCGCCACGAAGCACGGCGTGGCGGGCGTCGTCGTGGCCACGCTGCTGTGCGGCGCGCTCCAGGTCGTCCTGGGGCTCGCGCGCGCAGGGCGGCTGGCCCAGTGGATGCCCGCGGAGGTGACGCGAGGCTTCACCGCCGGCATCGGCCTGTTGCTGCTGGACAGCCAGCTTCCCCGGCTCCTCGGCGTGAGCGGTGGGCCGTCCGCGGCGCGCGCGCTGGTGCTGCCCGCGACCTGGCCTGACTGGAGCGTGCATGCCGCGTCGGTGGCGGTGGGCGCCGTGGTGGTGGCCTGCATGCTCGCGCTGCCCAGGCTCCACCGCTCCATTCCCGCGGTGCTGGTGGGGCTCGTGCTGGCCACGCTGGCGTCGAGCACCGGCGTCCTGTCCGAGGGGCTGGCGCGCGTGGGCGAGCTGCCCACGGGCCTGCCCGCGCCCGTCCTGCCCTCGTTCGAGGGCCTGGACCTCGCGGCCCTGTTGCCGGACGTGCTCGCGCTCACGGTGCTGGCGTCGCTGGGCTCGCTGCTCGCCACACGGGCGCTGGACCAGTTGCCGGGCCTGACGGACCACCGCACGGACAGTGACCAGGAGCTGGTGGCCCAGGGCATCGCGAACAGCGCGTCGGCGATGTTCGGCGGCATGCCGGTGATGGGCGCCATCGTCCGCTCCTCCGTGTCGGTCCAGGCGGGCGGGCGCACGCGCGCCGCCTCCGTGCTGCACGCGGTGATGCTCCTGGCCGCCTGCCTCCTGGCCGGCGCGCTGGTGGCCCGGATTCCCATGGCGGCGCTCGCCGCCATCCTGGTCGTCGTGGGCACGCGGCTGCTGGACTTCCGCGGGCTGAAGGCGCTGGCGGAGGACAACGCGGGCAAGGCCGCCGTGGCCGTCGCCACCGCGCTGTTCATCGCGTGGCTGGGCTTCCTCCCGGGCCTGGGCGCGGGCGTGCTGCTCTCCCTGGCGCGCAGCTTCTTCTCGCCGCCGAAGGCCAACGTGCGCAGCCTCCTGCTGCGCAACGACGGGCGCCCGCTCTTCCGCAGCCTGGGCAGCGACGGCGGAGACCTGGACGTGCGTCCCCCGATGCAGGTGCTGCGCGTGCGCGGTGACCTGGACATCCGCTCCGCCAGCACCCTGAGCGCGGCGCTTCAGGGGCCTCCCTGGCCGCGCAACCTGGTGCTCGACCTGTCGGATGTGAAGTACATGGACGGCGCGGGCCTGCGCACCGTGCGCGAGCTGTCGGACGTCCTGGCGGTCCGGGGCGGCCGGGTCATCGTCGTGGGGGCTCGCGGCGGTGTCGAGGTGATGCTCCAGCAGGCCGGGACGTGGACCGGCCCCGGACCTCACGCGCTGATGTCCACGATGGACGAGGTGCTGGAGGACCTCCGGCAGCAGGGCGCGCGGGAGCTGCCCATCCAGCCGTCGCAGCAGCCGACGTAG
- a CDS encoding sigma-54-dependent transcriptional regulator — MKARGGHVLVVDDDAELCELISLRLEAKGMRVTTALTAARGLALLESEEPDAVVLDLRLEGVDGLEVLGQMRARSPDLPVVILTAHGTIETAVEAMQRGAYGFLTKPFQDHELFQKLLHATERSDLQRELADLRRIVAGTTPERLLGGSPAIAEVRDRIARVAPSEATVLILGESGTGKELAARQVHALSRRASGPFIAVNCGALPPELLESELFGHVRGAFTGATQTREGLFGAARGGTLFLDEVGEASPRVQVKLLRVLQERRFARVGSATEEEADVRVVAATNRDLREEVEERRFREDLYYRLAVLPIVMPPLRERIEDIPILATRFLEQAAARNGLRLPRLAPDALALLKAHSWPGNVRELVNTMEAVVLLAPEDDVRSEHVARMFDPPTSSRPVADGGREEEPELLSPSGELPTLREARDRFERRYLCEVLRRSKGNVAAAARMASRNRTDFYELLRRHGLSPSDFK; from the coding sequence ATGAAGGCCCGCGGCGGACATGTGTTGGTGGTGGACGACGACGCCGAGCTCTGCGAGCTCATCTCCCTGCGCCTGGAGGCCAAGGGCATGCGGGTCACCACCGCGCTCACGGCGGCGCGCGGCCTGGCGCTGCTGGAATCCGAGGAGCCCGACGCGGTGGTGCTCGACCTCCGGCTGGAGGGCGTGGATGGCCTGGAGGTCCTGGGCCAGATGCGCGCGCGCTCGCCGGACCTGCCGGTGGTCATCCTCACCGCGCACGGCACCATTGAAACGGCCGTGGAGGCGATGCAGCGCGGCGCGTACGGCTTCCTCACCAAGCCCTTCCAGGACCACGAGCTGTTCCAGAAGCTGCTGCACGCGACGGAGCGCAGCGACCTGCAGCGGGAGCTGGCGGACCTGCGCCGCATCGTCGCGGGGACGACGCCCGAGCGGCTGCTCGGCGGCAGCCCCGCCATCGCCGAGGTGCGAGACCGCATCGCCCGGGTGGCTCCGTCCGAGGCCACGGTGCTCATCCTGGGCGAGTCCGGCACCGGCAAGGAGCTGGCCGCGCGGCAGGTGCACGCGCTGTCCCGCCGCGCCAGCGGTCCCTTCATCGCCGTCAACTGCGGCGCGCTGCCGCCTGAGCTGCTGGAGAGCGAGCTGTTCGGCCACGTCCGGGGGGCCTTCACCGGCGCCACGCAGACGCGCGAGGGCCTGTTCGGCGCGGCGCGCGGCGGCACGCTGTTCCTGGACGAGGTGGGCGAGGCCTCGCCCCGCGTGCAGGTGAAGCTGCTGCGCGTGCTCCAGGAGCGGCGCTTCGCGCGCGTGGGCAGCGCCACGGAGGAAGAGGCCGACGTGCGCGTGGTGGCGGCCACCAACCGGGACTTGCGCGAGGAGGTGGAGGAGCGGCGCTTCCGCGAGGACCTCTATTACCGGCTGGCCGTGCTGCCCATCGTGATGCCGCCGCTGCGCGAGCGCATCGAGGACATCCCGATTCTGGCCACGCGGTTCCTGGAGCAGGCCGCCGCGCGCAACGGCCTGCGGCTGCCGCGGCTGGCGCCGGACGCCCTGGCGCTGCTGAAGGCCCACTCGTGGCCGGGCAACGTCCGCGAGCTGGTGAACACCATGGAAGCCGTGGTGCTGCTGGCGCCCGAGGACGACGTGCGCTCCGAGCACGTGGCCCGCATGTTCGACCCGCCCACCTCCTCGCGCCCCGTGGCGGACGGCGGGCGCGAGGAGGAGCCGGAGTTGTTGAGCCCCTCCGGCGAGCTGCCCACGCTGCGGGAGGCGAGGGATCGCTTCGAGCGGCGCTACCTCTGTGAGGTGCTGCGGCGCTCCAAGGGCAACGTGGCCGCCGCCGCGCGCATGGCCAGCCGCAACCGCACGGACTTCTACGAGCTGCTGCGCCGCCACGGGCTGTCCCCCTCGGACTTCAAGTAG
- a CDS encoding DEAD/DEAH box helicase: MATPESQAPLAALLPKKGEPPLDADEILNRFVGYVAANGLSLYSAQEEAILELLAGKHLFLKTPTGSGKSLVATALHFKAMAEGKVSFYTCPIKALVNEKFFALCDAFGAENVGMLTGDASINRDAPIICCTAEILANLALRDASARVDYVVMDEFHYYSDRERGVAWQLPLIALPDTTFLLMSATLGPTHVIEESLAKLTRREVATVRSAERPVPLDFDYRETPLHETIEDLIARGKYPIYLVNFTQRAAAEQAQNLMSVDFSTKEEKEAIRLALQDALFDTPYGKEFQRFLRHGIGMHHAGLLPKYRLLVEKLAQHGHLKVISGTDTLGVGVNIPIRTVLFTQLFKFNGEKLATLSVRDFQQIAGRAGRKGFDTQGSVVAQAPEYVIENIKLAAKEAAGKKKTPKAKPPQKNFVQYDRGTFERLQTGMPEPLESRFAVSHGMILNLLQSDHQTEDNAGYKRLVTLVQRSHDSDYLKRRHLKEAARNFRTLREAEIIEVVKGQGGSGATVKVAGEMQHDFSLNHTLSLYLLDTLELLDPTTDSYALDVVTLVESILENPDVVLYAQLHQLKGEKINELKAQGVEYDDRMAELEKLEWPKPNRDFIYGTFNKFAAKHPWVGEENIRPKSIVRDMFERFMSFPDYIREYGLQRSEGVLLRYVNDTYKALMQTVPERYRTEEVEDFIDHLRATLRQVDSSLLDEWERMRNPEAVVAAKPVVELKPKELTEDPKAFAARVREELHRLLKALGQKRYLDALAMLDNALGEWTAPKLEQAMAPYFEEHKVVVLTPQARKPANTFLKESGTRLWEAQQRIMDPEGHGDWMIDCEIDLRDRRLDEGPILMLRRISV, translated from the coding sequence ATGGCCACCCCTGAATCCCAAGCGCCGCTCGCCGCACTGCTCCCCAAGAAGGGCGAACCGCCCCTGGACGCGGACGAAATCCTCAACCGCTTCGTCGGCTACGTGGCGGCCAATGGCCTGAGCCTCTACTCGGCGCAGGAAGAGGCCATCCTGGAGCTGCTGGCGGGCAAGCACCTGTTCCTCAAGACGCCCACCGGCTCCGGCAAGTCGCTGGTGGCCACGGCGCTCCACTTCAAGGCCATGGCGGAGGGCAAGGTCTCCTTCTACACCTGCCCCATCAAGGCCCTGGTGAACGAGAAGTTCTTCGCCCTCTGCGACGCCTTCGGCGCGGAGAACGTGGGCATGCTCACCGGCGACGCGAGCATCAACCGCGACGCGCCCATCATCTGCTGCACCGCTGAAATCCTCGCCAACCTGGCCCTGCGCGACGCGAGCGCCCGCGTGGACTACGTCGTCATGGACGAGTTCCACTACTACTCGGACCGCGAGCGCGGCGTGGCCTGGCAGCTCCCGCTCATCGCGCTGCCGGACACCACCTTCCTGCTGATGTCCGCCACGCTGGGGCCCACGCACGTCATCGAGGAGAGCCTGGCGAAGCTCACCCGCCGCGAGGTGGCCACGGTGCGCAGCGCCGAGCGTCCGGTGCCGCTGGACTTCGACTACCGCGAGACGCCGCTGCACGAGACGATCGAGGACCTCATCGCGCGCGGGAAGTACCCCATCTACCTGGTCAACTTCACCCAGCGCGCCGCCGCCGAGCAGGCGCAGAACCTGATGAGCGTGGACTTCTCCACCAAGGAGGAGAAGGAGGCCATCCGGCTGGCGCTCCAGGACGCGCTCTTCGACACGCCCTACGGCAAGGAGTTCCAGCGCTTCCTGCGGCACGGCATCGGCATGCACCACGCCGGCCTCCTGCCCAAGTACCGCCTGCTGGTGGAGAAGCTGGCGCAGCACGGGCACCTCAAGGTCATCAGCGGCACGGACACGCTGGGCGTGGGCGTCAACATCCCCATCCGCACGGTGCTCTTCACGCAGCTCTTCAAGTTCAACGGCGAGAAGCTGGCCACGCTGAGCGTGCGTGACTTCCAGCAGATCGCCGGCCGCGCGGGCCGCAAGGGCTTCGACACGCAGGGCAGCGTGGTGGCCCAGGCGCCCGAGTACGTCATCGAGAACATCAAGCTGGCCGCCAAGGAGGCCGCGGGCAAGAAGAAGACGCCCAAGGCCAAGCCGCCGCAGAAGAACTTCGTCCAGTACGACCGCGGCACCTTCGAGCGGCTCCAGACGGGCATGCCCGAGCCGCTGGAGTCCCGCTTCGCGGTGTCGCACGGCATGATCCTCAACCTGCTCCAGAGCGACCACCAGACGGAGGACAACGCCGGGTACAAGCGGCTGGTGACGCTGGTGCAGCGCAGCCATGACTCGGACTACCTCAAGCGCCGGCACCTCAAGGAAGCCGCGCGCAACTTCCGCACGCTGCGCGAGGCGGAAATCATCGAGGTCGTGAAGGGGCAGGGCGGCTCGGGCGCCACGGTGAAGGTGGCGGGCGAGATGCAGCACGACTTCAGCCTCAACCACACGTTGTCGCTGTACCTGCTCGACACGCTGGAGCTGCTGGACCCCACCACGGACTCGTACGCGCTGGACGTGGTGACGCTGGTGGAGTCCATCCTGGAGAACCCGGATGTGGTGCTCTACGCCCAACTGCACCAGCTCAAGGGCGAGAAGATCAACGAGCTGAAGGCGCAGGGCGTGGAGTACGACGACCGCATGGCGGAGCTCGAGAAGCTCGAGTGGCCCAAGCCCAACCGCGACTTCATCTACGGCACCTTCAACAAGTTCGCGGCGAAGCACCCGTGGGTGGGCGAGGAGAACATCCGGCCCAAGTCCATCGTCCGCGACATGTTCGAGCGCTTCATGTCCTTCCCGGACTACATCCGCGAGTATGGCCTCCAGCGCAGCGAGGGCGTGCTGCTGCGGTATGTGAATGACACGTACAAGGCGCTGATGCAGACGGTGCCGGAGCGCTACCGCACGGAGGAGGTGGAGGACTTCATCGACCACCTGCGCGCCACGCTCCGGCAGGTGGACTCCAGCCTGCTCGACGAGTGGGAGCGCATGCGCAACCCGGAGGCCGTCGTCGCGGCCAAGCCGGTGGTGGAGCTCAAGCCGAAGGAGCTCACCGAGGACCCGAAGGCCTTCGCCGCGCGCGTGCGCGAGGAGCTGCACCGCCTGCTCAAGGCGCTGGGCCAGAAGCGCTACCTGGACGCGCTGGCCATGCTGGACAACGCGCTGGGCGAATGGACCGCGCCCAAGCTGGAGCAGGCCATGGCGCCGTACTTCGAGGAGCACAAGGTCGTGGTGCTCACGCCCCAGGCGCGCAAGCCCGCCAACACCTTCCTGAAGGAGTCGGGCACGCGGCTGTGGGAGGCCCAGCAGCGCATCATGGACCCGGAGGGGCACGGCGACTGGATGATCGACTGCGAGATTGACCTGCGCGACAGGCGCCTGGATGAGGGCCCCATCCTGATGCTCCGCCGCATCAGCGTGTAG
- a CDS encoding phosphoenolpyruvate carboxylase has protein sequence MARLRAVDQPLRRDVRLLGRLLGEVLVEQEGQALFDLEEEVRRLAIQRRRGPMAGRRAVAAELAEVLQRLPLAQAEPVLRAFSVYFQLVNLAEQHHRIRRARTHAEAASARPQRGSLESTLLALKAAGVPAQRVREAMKAMRVTLTLTAHPTQAVRRTLLEKLYRMAGLLEQRDRSALTPREGALNLALLREEITLLWQTDELRRERPTVGDEVKNVLWYVEEVLADELSLLPELLDWAFERAYGEPLGPVDTPVRIHSWVGGDMDGNPLVTPDVFADTLRAHRARGLRRLLLDLERLGGRLSQSERHAKPSEELLASVARDAEALPEAERRYGPRTPGEPLRHKLRFMEERLHRALHYVTQQRAGARIPMPPGAYRTPEALLADLDVLGRALEASKGAHAGLRDVRQVRERVLALGLSLAELEVRAPAEDAVSAAGSFNGGPAPTEGGARLLEVLARLKEAQSESGEPACRTLILSMASTAEDVLAAFRCLQHAGLWDEARGCATVDVVPLFEQLGALDSGPDVLRTLFADAAYRKHLDARGGQEVMVGYSDSGKEVGLLAASAALYRAQVALTEVSREAGVPLRLFHGRGESVARGGGPAQEAILALPPGAVAGGYKATEQGEALDHKYARPELARRTLELILGGVLLHTLDAQPRPAPEAERTFRTAFDTLAETGRKAYRALVWEDPRFLEFFTAATPVEEIASLPIGSRPSKRKAGGLETLRAIPWVFAWTQNRAILPGWYGVGSALEAFSKEEGGAALLKRMYREWPFFRAVIDNVTMVLAKSDMAIAGRYATLAPAATRSLWRRIQQEHRRTRKQVKRLTGESKLLDNNPQLQRSISLRNPYVDPMSFLQVELLKRKREGQAEVDRPLLLTLNGIAAGMRNTG, from the coding sequence ATGGCCCGACTGCGTGCCGTGGATCAGCCGCTGCGCCGGGATGTCCGCCTGCTTGGCCGGCTCCTGGGAGAAGTCCTCGTCGAACAGGAAGGGCAGGCGCTCTTCGACCTGGAAGAGGAAGTGCGCCGCCTCGCCATCCAGCGCCGGCGCGGCCCCATGGCCGGACGGCGCGCGGTGGCGGCCGAGCTGGCGGAGGTGCTCCAGCGCCTGCCCCTGGCGCAGGCCGAGCCGGTGCTGCGCGCCTTCTCCGTCTACTTCCAGTTGGTGAACCTGGCGGAGCAGCACCACCGCATCCGCCGCGCCCGCACCCACGCGGAGGCCGCGTCCGCCAGACCCCAGCGCGGCTCATTGGAGTCCACGCTGCTGGCGCTCAAGGCGGCCGGCGTCCCCGCGCAGCGCGTGCGCGAGGCCATGAAGGCGATGCGGGTGACGCTGACGCTCACCGCGCACCCCACGCAGGCCGTGCGCCGCACGCTGCTGGAGAAGCTCTACCGCATGGCGGGGCTCCTGGAGCAGCGGGACCGCTCCGCGCTGACGCCGCGCGAGGGCGCGCTGAACCTGGCGCTGCTGCGCGAGGAGATCACCCTCCTGTGGCAGACGGACGAGCTGCGCCGCGAGCGCCCCACCGTGGGCGACGAGGTGAAGAACGTCCTCTGGTACGTGGAGGAGGTGCTCGCCGACGAGCTGTCCCTGCTGCCCGAGCTGCTGGACTGGGCCTTCGAGCGCGCCTACGGCGAGCCGCTGGGCCCGGTGGACACGCCCGTGCGCATCCATTCGTGGGTGGGCGGCGACATGGACGGCAACCCGCTGGTGACGCCCGACGTGTTCGCGGACACGTTGCGCGCGCACCGCGCCCGCGGGCTGCGGCGGCTGCTGCTGGATTTGGAGCGCCTGGGCGGGCGGCTGTCCCAGTCGGAGCGTCACGCGAAGCCGTCCGAGGAGCTGCTGGCGTCCGTGGCCCGGGACGCCGAGGCGCTGCCCGAGGCCGAGCGCCGCTACGGCCCCCGCACGCCGGGCGAGCCGCTGCGGCACAAGCTGCGCTTCATGGAGGAGCGGCTGCACCGCGCGCTCCACTACGTGACGCAGCAGCGCGCCGGGGCGCGCATCCCCATGCCGCCGGGCGCCTACCGAACGCCCGAGGCGCTGCTGGCGGACCTGGACGTGCTGGGCCGCGCGCTGGAGGCGTCCAAGGGCGCGCACGCGGGCCTGCGCGACGTGCGGCAGGTCCGGGAGCGGGTGCTGGCGCTGGGCCTGTCGCTGGCGGAGCTGGAGGTGCGCGCGCCCGCGGAGGACGCGGTGAGCGCGGCGGGCTCGTTCAACGGGGGCCCGGCGCCCACGGAGGGCGGCGCGCGGCTGCTGGAGGTGCTGGCGCGGCTCAAGGAGGCGCAGTCGGAGTCCGGTGAGCCGGCCTGCCGCACGCTCATCCTCAGCATGGCCAGCACCGCGGAGGACGTGCTCGCGGCCTTCCGGTGCCTCCAGCACGCGGGCCTGTGGGACGAGGCGCGCGGCTGCGCCACGGTGGACGTGGTGCCGCTGTTCGAGCAGCTCGGCGCGCTGGACTCGGGCCCGGACGTGCTGCGCACGCTCTTCGCGGACGCGGCGTACCGCAAGCACCTGGACGCGCGCGGGGGCCAGGAAGTCATGGTGGGCTACAGCGACTCCGGCAAGGAGGTGGGCTTGCTGGCGGCCAGCGCGGCGCTGTACCGCGCGCAGGTGGCGCTCACGGAGGTGTCCCGCGAGGCGGGCGTCCCGCTGCGCCTGTTCCACGGCCGCGGCGAGTCCGTGGCGCGCGGCGGCGGGCCCGCGCAGGAGGCCATTCTCGCGCTGCCGCCCGGCGCGGTGGCGGGCGGCTACAAGGCGACGGAGCAGGGCGAGGCGCTGGACCACAAGTACGCGCGCCCGGAGCTGGCGCGGCGCACGCTGGAGCTCATCCTGGGCGGCGTGCTGCTGCACACGCTGGACGCGCAGCCCCGCCCGGCGCCCGAGGCCGAGCGCACCTTCCGCACCGCGTTCGACACGCTGGCGGAGACGGGGCGCAAGGCGTACCGCGCCCTGGTGTGGGAGGACCCGCGGTTCCTGGAGTTCTTCACCGCCGCGACGCCGGTGGAGGAGATTGCGTCGCTGCCCATCGGCTCGCGTCCCAGCAAGCGCAAGGCGGGAGGCCTGGAGACGCTGCGCGCGATTCCGTGGGTCTTCGCCTGGACGCAGAACCGCGCCATCCTCCCGGGCTGGTACGGGGTGGGCTCGGCGCTGGAGGCCTTCTCGAAGGAGGAGGGTGGGGCGGCGCTGCTCAAGCGGATGTACCGGGAGTGGCCCTTCTTCCGCGCCGTCATCGACAACGTCACCATGGTGCTGGCCAAGTCGGACATGGCCATCGCCGGGCGCTACGCGACGCTGGCGCCCGCCGCCACCCGTTCGCTGTGGCGGCGCATCCAGCAGGAGCACCGGCGCACGCGCAAGCAGGTGAAGCGGCTGACGGGGGAGTCCAAGCTGCTCGACAACAACCCGCAGCTCCAGCGCAGCATTTCCCTGCGCAACCCCTACGTGGACCCCATGTCCTTCCTCCAGGTGGAGCTGCTCAAGCGCAAGCGCGAGGGCCAGGCGGAGGTGGATCGTCCACTGTTGCTCACGCTCAACGGCATCGCCGCCGGCATGCGCAACACCGGGTAG